The genomic DNA GTTGTGGTAACAGTGGTCGTTGTTGGCTCTGTTGTGGTAACGGTGGTCGTTGTTGGTTCCGTCGTGGTCTCAGTGGTCGTTGTAGGCTCCGTTGTGATCAAAGCATTAGTTGTTACCTCTGTTATGATGGCAGCAGGTGTTGTCGGTACTACAATCCCGGGTGTTGTAGGTTGCCCTGTATTAATTCAACATATTGGTTTTCCTCTAAACGTATGCAACAATGATATCTTTCATATTTGGTTACAAGTAATAATGTTTGAATTATGACACTTGAAAATAGCGAAACAAGCAATATACTTGATGTACagttttatttctgtttataaatttgaatatttgtgtcACAGGCAAGTACACTGGTCGTAAATATTCAATTATCAATTCATGAGAATTAGATTAAGTCGTCTGGTCAAAGACATTGCAACTTATCAACCAAGCATGATGAACGATGGTGGTCAAGAAACATAGCTATTATTATTTGCACGTcgataaatgaaaataaagtacGCGCTGACAGAGTTGCCTTTTCCAATATGTGTTTATACAGATATCTGATTAGATACTGCTCTTacaaaattgaatttaaaagtCTTATTTGTGAAGTGAGATAAAGCCGGTCCAGGGGATTAATACTTTTACAAAGATTAACTATCAAAAAAAAGACATACAAAGCTCTACATGCTGCtgattttgatgatatttgccaaagtgaaagtaaaaattctatttcattttgCTCATTTGGAGGACGTTTCGACGTCAAACATTTCATAGATGAAAGATGAAAGTGTTTAAAGGTGTCCTTCATTCTCTTTACGTACCTGGGACCTTGCAAATTCGAGCACTTGGAATTGTCAAACAGCCTCTCGTCACCCAGTTAAAACTAGAATCTTTGTCCATCACTACACACCTCTCTGGCCCGGGTTGCCCACTCGACCAGCTCACATATCCAGTTTCTGACAGTAGTCGATTATCGGGCCATTCGTAAATGCCAGTTCCAAGGCTATCATATAAGCCAATCCAGTAACTGTATCCTGGGTCAACAATGCTGGCAAGAAACACCTGGTCGGCGTTTTTTTCTATGATGGGAAGATCTCCCGATAACATCAAGCACGCTATCCGAGAATTAAAATAAGTGTCATGGGCAGTTGAATATTCATAGCACCATCCTTCGTATGCAACCTGACCACCTGTACAAGCTGAAACAACAAATCATCGTGAACCTCCATTATTTCAACTCtttgacattttaattaatattttatgCAATGACTATCAGCTTACCGGCATCaatactttttttaatttttaacttaACTCTTACGTACCTGTACCGTTGCAGTGGTTGTAGAGTTGACTTAGGTGAAATATAAGAACCATTAATAAAGGACTGAACGACATCCTTTTCCTAGTTTTGGAGACAGTTTTCACGTCTTCTGTTCAATAGCGATATGGCTTGACATGAAAATACTTACAGTAAGCAGTACGAAGACATGAAGTGACCCTCGAAGGTATGTTTTGACGTTTTGACTAAGATTCGCGGTATTTATTCACAGTCTTTTAAGACTGCCACGTACATAACAGACGGACGCGCTCTGTGTAATTTAAACGCAAACATTGAACGCGTCGCTTCCTGGCCCGGGGACAAGTATTGCGCCTTTCAAGAGATGAATTGTATGCAAACAACTCAACTCGTAACCACATTAAAGTATATATTTGCTGAAGCCTGCATATTTTTGAATGCTGTTATTAGTATTTTGTTATCATGTTACCATAGGGATCACGAGACTCACAGTCAATTTGAATAAACtctaaaatcatttttttttctcttccctTCCACAAAAGCTGCAGTGATTTGTGATATCAAAAGCTATTGTATCAACCTCGCAAAGACTGCCTATGATTTCTGTTTGAgattcaaaatcgttttcaatgaCTAAATAACTTCCCGGCTGGTAATGGAGCCCTAGTCAAACACCTTTCAGAGTCTGAACCAAAAGGTTCGACCAAAAATTCACAGAAAGAATCGTTATGAAGAATCGTAATGTCGATAAAATCACGGTGTTTAGaagtggttggaaaggctagagcgtcagttataaatttcaacaaaactattaaaatataaaagtagtcaacattctctgtggaataaaaaaaactagacatttgggcacaaaggcattgcagagttatagcctgttataacttctgaaaaactgaccaaataagaagttggggagtccttagtgtattaactatggtagaggtcccctagcttttaataaaaatgtgctggcattcagagtgagttactgctattgtaaatgcatttttagattctttgagtgtcaaagaggtgtcaaaagtgagattaaccaaaaaaactgctctatgacttcaaacgaggggtgcaaatatggcttgttttcaacatttttgatagaataacagttttcctacataattgtataccaatttaatccacttcgaaatgagatatggacatggaatttttacagcctattaacaaggttacagataagatttgtacggcacaattttcctgtatttgaagttttttttaaaaatcacattttgaaatttgaaagaatttttaataattttttgatatataacccatgtaaaatcataaaaacaaattttatttacaaatcctgccgtacaaatcttacaataaatagtgtcaacatatttatgactaatttggtaatattaatactatctaatcattattaaattcaaatatgtaaaaactataaaaattaaattttaatatttactggtgtcatatttcaaaatcatggctgcaaatatacaatttttatattctttggagaaagtattaactaagggagttattctgaaaatttgaactaaatatcttgattctaacacttgaaacttgacattaactctgagaaaagaattggtgcaaaatagcctttccaaccaccttaaagtttttcttttataAAACAATTACATTTCCGTTTTCATTCGAAACGTGTCTTTACGCATGGAGTACAAGGTTGTTGACAGATCGCATTGTTTTCAGTAATGCTATGTTACCGTTGACAAATGAGTTGAAGTCTGAACGAAAATTAAGTCTCGAACAAGAACATTGAACTTTATACTCATAAAGCGACGATGAAAGGTTGAAAACTAAACTTCGtttcaacagtttttttttggCAGAACGGTAAATTGTATTCGATAAACATAataaaaacaacgaaaacacgtCGAAAGGTACGGCTAATGGAGCTTGAATACATTAAAAGTACACATTTTATCCCTTTACCCGGCATGATGTACAGAGTGGTTCTCGTCAAAAGATTTTCTTAACAGTGTGTCGGCACTCAAGTAATTTACATGCAGCAGTGGGCGAAACCATTTAAAGTGTAGGGTCGTGATCGACACGAGAATTTACGCATCAAAAGTGCAATACAGTGGCTTTACTGATTCCGATAAAAAGTAAATGCTGTGTCTTGCGTTCATGTCAGTCGATTTTCAgggaaaacacacacacacaaaattctAACAAGTGTCTCAAATTTAAAGTCATGCATATTTTTACTCTGTGATGTGGTACCTGTTTGCGGCAGTCATATTCCTTCTATTTAACTTTGTAATGACGTAGATCGATATCTTCTGGAAACACCGCTTGGTGGGCGTGCCTTGTTTCTGGAGTTTTTGGAGAGTCGCTATTACAAAAATATAGTAGAAGGCAGGCATGTAATCGCAATGAAATAAACTTGGAAGCAGTTGAGAGGCGGCAGCTTCCCTGTCAGTCGATCCTGACACAAGCTTCAATAAATAAAGAAGTCACCCTCAACCAAACATCACTATAAAACGCCTCATCTTATCCTAAGATATGCTCTTACACGCCAAAGATAGGGATTATATGACAACTAGTAACATGTTTTACCATAAAATTACAACATTGGGATTATAAGtaagaaaaatatcaaagaggaaGTGAACCTAACAAAGCGTAATATACCTCGTCCACAAATATTAGAACGCGGTTTCCAAAGCAAACAACTGATTTACATCTTAAAGATTATCCCCCTTTACATAccaaaatcattgaaaacacTTTGACAAACACTGGAAAATTAAAGATAGCGACAAGACGCTACTCTTTTTATTTTCAGACGAATTTATCATACCATATGGAAGGGACACATCTTATCTTTAAAATTAACTACAAGGAAAATATAGACAATCTGTAAAAGTTATCATATTATAATTCTAGTTGCATATGAATAAACcacttttttgattttcaaagagccGTTAATATTCTGTGGCCAAAATGTATCACGTATCGCCAAAGTCGTATGACATCAATAGAAACTATGTATGGAGCTGTCATTCCATCACTGTAACATGAACGTTAAACTTTGTACACTTAGAGATGAATCGGACTTTTCAGATTTCTCGACACTTGGCCGACTACGGTGCTTGATTGAAATAACCTGAATtcacaacaataaaaatgcagaaAGGAGAAGTTATCCTTGTCAATACGCCAGAAATGGTATGCATTAATCCACGATGAAAAAATCTAAAGCAACCGGGATAGAAACTACCGTTGATTGTTGGTTATCCATTTGTTTTGGCAATATACTTATACACAGTACTATATCTTTACGTGAATACGCACAGTGTatgaaaaaactgtaaaataaagCTACACAAAGActgttcaaaatattcatgcgTGCTTTTATCGCTTACGtccttttttcaaaatcaattgaGAGGACAAAGACACGATTTTACGTACTTCTGCCTCACTCATTTGTAGGGTTTCTGCCCTCTTTCGTCCTTTTGTAATCTTAAGTATTTTGTTTTAGCTTTAAAATAGTTGCTCTTTTCAAATTTGTGTTTCTAAATACATACAAGTAATACCTCGCAAATGGAATTTACATTTGAATCAGGTTATATGAAAACTTGATACAATGTAAGAAAACCTCGAAATAGATTTCAAGAACAGTTATGTTTCTTTGGTAGTGCTTAGGAAGGGTTTGGAGCTATATTTTTCTTTCGTCAGGATATTTCAATCAATTTAGTTAGTTCCTAATAGCTGattaaaaaagtttaatacactGTGAAAGCCTCCTCGCTGGTATCCATCGTTTGGATATGCCTATGAAACTTCAGGCTTGCTTAGAGCGTGTAAATTACAGTTTGTCATACTTTACACATTATACGTTCACATGATAGAACGACGGAGGTTTATCATCAGCTCTGTACGATGACATTCCAGATCTACTGGATATTATCACAGGCCACAACCTTAGATTGTGTGGTGGGAACACctattttgttgttgaaatacatttttagacaTTACAAATTCCCTTTTGAAAATgcaatatcatcaaaattgacCTCCATAATTTAAAATTCTAAGTAAATTTTAGTATGTGTAAGTCGCATGTACATAAAATACTTCGACAGTCGATTGACACACATGAAAACGAAAGCGATGTCCATCAGCTTTTGGCTTGTTGGTTATAAAATTTGGGAGAGGTACAGCTACACTCAAATGAAATGTATCGTGATTATATTTTGAATTCTTAGAGAAACATTAAACGTTTCCCTGTATGTGCACTGGTTTTTAAGTTATTTTATAACGATGTGAAACAATCTACTGTAAATTCACTTGAAATAAACAGAAGCAAGGTATTATAAAAGCTGCTAGTGGTAGATTTTGTACTGTTATACGAAATATTGTTAGTGTGTCTGTATGTTACGTACGCGCGGTACAGGAAAAAGAGTGATAGTTGGATTAGATGATAACATCACCATGGTTAAGATCTGCATGATTCCTAGACGAGTTTTAACATTTAATGGTCAAATGCACGTCAGTGCTCTATGCAATTCAATATGACGGAAGCTGCAGTCCCAATCATAACCTCATTATGAAGACATGATATCAGTCATTCACAGAACAAGACGACCGTTCTTTAATTGTTATGGTAAAGATCGGCTTCAAATCAGCGAAACCGCATTCACTGCTAGTCCAAATTTGAACATGTATTGATCAAATATCCAGACATTCGACGTAAAATACGTATTTGCAGTTAtcttctttttctgtttatttactGTCTTATGTTATTGGCTGGGTCCTTGTTGCCTGTACTGATTTACCCGAGGGTATATAATCAATTTGTACAAATATCTACAGATGGGTAATATGTCGATTTGGCGACCAAAACATAACAAATAACGATAAAAAGAGAAAAGaagttgaattgaattgaatcatcttcattttctgtttatttgctGTCTTATGTCATTGACTGCGTCCGTGTGGTCTGTACTGGTTTACCCAAGGGTATAAAATCAATTTGTACATATATCTACAGATGGGTATTATGTCGATTTGGCGACCGAAACATTAACGAATAAAAGAGAGAAGGAGTTGAattgagaaacagacagacagtcagtgacagacagacggacagatagatagatagatagatagatagatagatagatagatagatagatagatagatagatagatagatagatagatagatagatagatagatagatagatagatagatagatagatagatagatagatagatagatagatagatagatagatagatagatagatagatagatagataatagataatagatagatagatagatagatagatagatagatagatagatagatagtagatagatagatagatagatagatagaaagatcgaTAGATTGATAGAGATAGCAGCTAGTTTGTTAGCTAGCTaaatagatggatggatagatagatagatggatagatggataatCGATAAATAGAGAAAGATATTAAACAGCTAAGGCCCCTACAAAAATATTTGGTCGGTACAGGAATGACGGGAACGCAGCCAATGGTATGAAACAGACACGGAATGGTATCTCTGATACTTCTTATCTAGTCATCCTTGAAAAGGTAAACTTTTGTTGGGAATCATGACATCCAGATCCAATGCAATGAAACCTGATCAACACGAAGACTCTGATTCTCGACGAAAATGTTTGATCTCTCTTTGTCGTTTCTCCTTTTCCTTTTTCTCCTTATTTCGTTTTCGACGCCGAGCTGCAATGATACAGCAGTCTAGAATTGCTAGACCCGCTCCTACTGCGATAAGCAACGATGAAAACATATACGATGGCAGGTTGCGAACGATTTCATCCCTTTCTGGCTTGTTATCTACTGACAGTGTATCATGCGTTTCAAGATTTCCTGATACAGATCTTTTGGTTGTCATTCCTATTTCCACAGTAAATGTACCTGCAGATGGCTGAGTTAATGACAAAGGCTCATTTTGAGTACCTGTGATAGTTGGTGTTTCGGCAGTACTGGCAATTGTTAGTGGCAACTCAGCAGTTGTAGAAATGGTGTTTGGTGGCAAATAAGTGGTAACAACTGTCGTTTGTGGCGCAATAGTGGTAATAGTGGTCGCTGGTGTTACAGTGGTCATAGGAGTGATCGTTGTTGGCTCCGTGTCGGTCACTGTGGTCGTTGTTGGCTCGGTTGTGGTGACAGTGGTCGTTGTTGGCTCTGTTGTGGTAACAGTGGTCGTTGTTGGCTCCGTAGTGATGAGAGTGGCTGTTGTTGGTTCCGTTGTGGTCAGAGAGGTAGATGTTGGCTCCGTTGTGGTAACGGTGGTCGTTGTTGGCTCCGTCGTGGTGACAGTGGTTGTTGTAGGCTCCGTTGTGGTAACAGTGGTCGTTGTTGGCTCTGTTGTGGTAACAGTGGTCGTTGTTGGCTCTGTTGTGGTAACAGTGGTCGTTGTTGGCTCTGTTGTGGTAACAGTGGTCGTTGTTGGCTCCGTTGTGGTGACAGTGGTCGTTGTTGGCTCTGTTGTAGTAACGATGGTCGTTGTTGGCTCCGTTGTGGTCACTGTGGTCGTTGTTGGCTCCGTTGTGGTGACAGTGGTCGTTGTTGGCTCCGTTGTGGTGATAGTGGTTGTTGTAGGCTCCGTTGTGGTGACAGTGGTCGTTGTAGGTTCTGTTGTGGTAACAGTGGTCGTTGTTGGCTCTGTTGTGGTGACAGTGGTCGTTGTTGGCTCCGTTGTGGTGATAGTGGTTGTTGTAGGTTCTGTTGTGGTAACAGTGGTCGTTGTAGGCTCTGTTGTTGTAACAGGAGCTGTCGTTGGTACTGCAGCCCCTGGAGTCGTCGGTTGTCCTGTGTTAATACAAAATCTCAATTGTTTTTTAAATCTACGGACTAGAAATTATTTCTATACTTGCTaacataaataaattattaagaAAACGTTGATGCCATACAGCAATATTCAATTACTGAAATCACCATAAAGGCATCATGTTTCTAAGCCAAAGATGCTGGAGTTTTAAAAAATACGGCCTACCAATGATGTCTTTTTAGATGCATAGTCATGAACATCGTGTAATTAATGCTACTCTTGTGTAAAATTTAGAATTTAAACAATAATCATAGAGTCCAATTTTTAAAGTGATAGTACACCCTGTTCCGGAGTTTCATTCTTTTGTACCAGATACTGCATCAAGAATATATGAAAGACGACATGCTGGCTTTAATAGAGTTTACAACCgtgaaagttacaaatactgtctttatttattttcattcggAGGAGGTTTAGACGTCTCTCAATCGTTAATTTTCTGAAGCATGAAGGTGTTCAAGTGTTTTGTATTCTCTGTACCTACCTGGGACCTTGCAAATTCGAGCACTTGGAATTGTCAGGCAGTCTCTTGTCACCCAGTCAAAACTAGAATCTTTGTCCATCACTACACACCTCTCTGGCCCGGGTTGCCCACTCGACCAGCTCGTATATCCAGTTTCTGACAGTAGTCGATTATCGGGCCATTCGTAAATGCCAGTTCCAAGGCTATCATATAAGCCAATCCAGTAACTGTATCCTGGGTCAACAATGCTGGCAAGAAACACCTGGTCGGCGTTTTTCTCTATAATGGGAATTTCTCCCGATAACATCAAGCACGCTATCCGAGAATTAAAATAAGTGTCATGGGCAGTTGAATATTCATAGCACCATCCTTCGTATGCAACCTGACCACCTGTACAAGCTGAAACAACAAATCATCGTGAACCTCTATTATTTCAACTCTTtgacattttaatatattttatattttaagtaaTGACTGTCACCTTAAATTCACACAGAGACCTAAAAGATGTACACGTATTtcatgacatacatacatacatacatacatacatacatacatacatacatacatacatacatacatacatacatacatacatacatacatacatacatacatacatacatacatacatacacacatacatacatacatacatacatacatacatacatacatacatacatacatacatacatacacacaaacacacatacatacatacatacatacatacatacatacatacatacatacatacatacatacatacatacatacatacatacatacatacatacatacatacatacatacatacatacatacatacatacatacatacattatgcTAGAGTAAAACCCCATGCATAAGAGATACCAGTAATTCTATACCCTCCTCTCTCATACAGTGTAGATAATTTATCACTCtagacaaaaaaattcatgatcaAAGTATCGAAACccttatttatcatttttgaaatgCCGGTTGCTGTTACAATAactgtgattttttaaaaacaaatattgtgtTTAGTAACTACATTTTTTCCTTCCACTTCGCAAAACATATTCAGATACACAAATTcatcttgtcaacacagcctgtacatgtaaagACTGCATTTTATCGACGAAAGAGCGATTTGTCGTCCGGACCGCACTTCAAATATAAACAGTAacagtgaaatttacatatgcgGACACAGCCTTGAGAACCGAAGCTCATTAGTCGCTGTCTCTACATGCTATGCGAAGAAGAACAGAACAACTTGCAATTGGCATACAAAACATAgttagtgaaaaaataatcaaaagctGTAGCTCCTGGCCCTTTAGATGGATGTCACGTTTTAAATTATGCTTCCTTGGAGTTACAACATAGAGAGTGGAGCAAAAGACACTGTGCGTCATTATTAAGATAGTAATTATGCCCATAATAAAGGCAGTACCGCGCCAAATAAAGCAGTTGGATTACAGGGATTACAACATTCTAAGACTAAATTATTACTAACCTGTAGCTTTACAGTAGTTGTAGAACTGACACAACGGAATTAGGAGTACCGTTATCAATGAAATATACGGCATTGCTTTCATCGTTTTGGAGGCAACGTGTTGTCTTCCGTTACAGCAAAGTGATTTGACAAGTTAGTGTTTACAGCATTCAGCTCGAACACGTGAATGCCTTCTGGCTATCTTTGTTCTGGTACGGGGTATATCAATGCGTAATAAGCTTACACTTCCAAATGCGACAATAACTAAAGCAAAGTCTTTATACAAAGCACACGCAAACATTGACCGCATTTTTTGAAGAATCGAAGACTTGACAAAGGAAAATATTGTATTGTCATAACAGTATTAGAAGAATTTCCTGTGATCTAAGGATATTGCTTATAAAGCAAAGCACCCTGTTTGCTTTGCTCTCAGGACGAGTCTGAATGCTAATAAAGATCAATTTTCTTTGCAAACGAATGCTGACCGAATGCCACCGGTAGTACGTGTTTCAAATGCATAAGCGGATTGTTCCTTTCCCATCATGCAGTTAGAATGGTGTGGTAATTAGATTTCCCTGTGATCACATCCTATTTCCCATTTGCATATTAGATACGGTGTTTTCAGTCGGGTTGGAACTCACAACGTGCGACACCCAGTCACATATATACATGCGAATTCAATGTAGCTGGGCAAAGCTGGGTAAAATCtgttacacaaagaaaaaacgACAACATTGTACGTAACTTCTTGTTCAAAGAGCGAATCTAAATAACACAACTCCAACCGAAGCTAAATTGTCGACATAGTTTGACAAAGGGCCAGGCGATGTAGTTCGATTGTAGTTTGTACAACACAATTTCATTCCTTCGGGGCGTTCTGTCAATTAAAAGCCATTATTGGACGATACCTGTCTATTACACCAAAGAGTATCATACACGAAAAAATCTATGAAGGAACAGAAGCGAAAGACAAATTTCCCTGTcactacagaaaaaaaaaacgatttgAAAAGGATTAGGTGGTATCCGTCGTCGAGCAAAAGGTTTTTCACCTACACTATGCAAATCCGTCGTCAAAGAAAATGTGGTCCTACGTTTACATTTGTGCTTTTACATATCGATATCCCCATCTTGCAAGGAGACAATGTCTCTCTGACCTTGACTAAGATTTTTAAGATGGACAAAATTCGCTCTTAAAACATAATGTGAGACCGATACCGATAGCTTAATGTGACATTGTGACATCGCGTGCCTCGGAACACAAAACTGAAAGTTtagcttaaactttcctcagaaaattttaaattattcCTTTTCATAATCAATGCGTGACCGTTTAAGGTTTTAGACTGCAGAAACGAATTAcccaaatttaccaatatttgatatttaaaatagCCACTATACCCATTTAAATTATATGAGTATAATTGCGTTATCCATTTACCTTTTACAGGATGGTGAAAACTTAATTGTAGTGcacaagctttaaaatgagccccaacaagtaaTATTACAGcgaaatattggaaaaattgaGATTTTAGGCGCATTTTACGGTAAAGACAAGCGCCCCTCCGCACAATAAGGCTTCGCCTCACTCTGTGACCGTTGAGCAAGAGCGATATCTAAAAAGAAATCAATAAACTAGAGAAAACACTTAAAGAAGGAGTCGCGGAACACCTGGTAATTATGAAGAATTCGATTTCTTTGTGTAAACTGAACAAATAACCATGTGTGCAGAATCTCCGCATTGATAGGAATGGGCAATTTACCACATTGAAACGCCAATCAATAGAACCATCGATAGAcagaaaaggaaaaagaaatatCTCAAAATAGAACATGCAGGTGTATCGCGCATTCATTTATCAATGTGGTTTTGAATATAAACAACCTAGGTATTGTAAGCCTGAAAAAACTACACAAATGTAATTAATAGGAAGGGAAGTCGATAAAAAGAGAAACTGTGATGTCGGTTAGCAATGAAGCCATTGTGTCAGACTGAGTATTAGACGATACTGGTAAGAACATGGAGATCGGTAATAATTAAGAAGTCGCAATTGTTCCGTCggaggttaaaggtatac from Ptychodera flava strain L36383 chromosome 12, AS_Pfla_20210202, whole genome shotgun sequence includes the following:
- the LOC139146275 gene encoding hepatitis A virus cellular receptor 1-like, which codes for MIALELAFTNGPIIDYCQKLDIRAGRVGNPGQRGQPTTPGAAVPTTAPVTTTEPTTTTVTTTEPTTTTITTTEPTTTTVTTTEPTTTTVTTTEPTTTTVTTTEPTTTTITTTEPTTTTVTTTEPTTTTVTTTEPTTTIVTTTEPTTTTVTTTEPTTTTVTTTEPTTTTVTTTEPTTTTVTTTEPTTTTVTTTEPTTTTVTTTEPTTTTVTTTEPTSTSLTTTEPTTATLITTEPTTTTVTTTEPTTTTVTTTEPTTTTVTDTEPTTITPMTTVTPATTITTIAPQTTVVTTYLPPNTISTTAELPLTIASTAETPTITGTQNEPLSLTQPSAGTFTVEIGMTTKRSVSGNLETHDTLSVDNKPERDEIVRNLPSYMFSSLLIAVGAGLAILDCCIIAARRRKRNKEKKEKEKRQREIKHFRRESESSC